Within the Amycolatopsis sp. 195334CR genome, the region GTGAGGCGTATTCGGCGACCAGCACCACCGGCCCGAAGCACTCCTCCAGCAACCGCGAACCGCTGACCAGCTTCTCGATCGGCACCGACAACACCGCCGGCGCCACCGTCCAGCCCTCGCCCGGTCCCTCGGTCGAGCCGACCACCCGGCCACCGGCGGTGACCAGTTCACCCACGCCCGCCGCCGCGTCACGGGCGATCCGCTCGGTGAGCATCCACGACTTCGGCGCGCGCCGCTCCAGTTCCGCGGCCACCACCTCGGCCGCCGAGTGTCCACTCGGGACGAACAGCAGGCCGGGCTTCGTGCAGTACTGCCCGGTACCCAGGGTGAACGAGCCGACGAAGCCCTCGGCGAGTTCCGCCAGCCGGTCCGCGCCTGCCGGGGTCACCACGACCGGGTTGACCGTGCCCATCTCGGCGAAGACCGGGATGACCACCTCCCGTTCGTTCGCCATCTGCCACAACGCCAGCCCGGCCCGCTGCGAACCGGTGAACGCGACCGCCGCGGTGTGCGCCGAACGCACCAACCGGGCGCCCGCGTCGAATCCGGCCACCAGCTCGAACAGGCCCTCCGGCGCGGACGTGCCCGCCAGCGCCGTCCTGGTCAGCGAAGCCAGCCGCGCGCTGAGCCGCGGGTGCGCGGGATGCGCCTTGACCACCACCGGGCAACCCGCCGCGAGCGCCGAGGCGGTGTCCGTGCCGAGCACGCTGAACGCGAACGGGAAGTTGCTCGCGCCGAACACCGTGACCGGCCCGAGCGGGACCTGCACCCTGGCGATCCCCGGCGTCGGCGGCTTCGGCGCGTCGATGGTCGCCTGGAGGTACGAGCCCTCGACCGCGACGTCGGCGTAGTACCGCAGCTGGCCCGAGGTGCGGCCGATCTCCATCCGCAGCCGGGGTTCGCCGAGCGCGGTCTCCGCGTCCGCGAGCGCGATCAGTTCGTCCACAGTGGACGGCTCGTCGAGCGCGTCGGCGATCGCGTACAGCCAGGCCGACCGGTCCGCCGGTGAGGTGGCGGCGACGACCGGCGCGGCGGCGGCCGCCCGCGCGAGTGCCGCGTCCACCTCCGCGTCCGGCGTGGCCTCGACCTCACCCGCCGCGGCGCCGGTTCGCGGGTCGTAACTGATGTCGGCGGTCATACCCGGCCCTTCTCGTCGAACGGAACTTGCTGCCAGCCATCGGGTTCGATCCGGCACGGCCCGCCTTCGTGCGCGTACAGCCGCCCGGCCGCCACGTCCAGGCTGATCGTGGCCAGGCTCTCCCAGCGCAGGTGAGCGGGCAGTGAAAGATCGGCGTGCGCGCAGATGGCCGGGCCCTCACCGCGGTGCGAGTGCAGTGCCCGCGCGCGCTCGGTCCGGTCGTCGGTGTTCAGCGCGGTCACCCGCTCGCGCAGCCCGGGAAGCCGGTCGAAGGTGCTGGACACCTCGTTCGTGGTCTTCTCCCCCGCCGCCAGCTTCTCGTCGAGGAAGTGGTTGGTGTGCAAGAGAACCCCGTCCGGGTCGACGGGCAGTTCACCGACGCGCTCGGGCGACAGCTCGAGGCCGATGGCGTCCCCGCGCTCCCCGTCGTAGGTCACCACGGTGAGCACGGTGGACGCCGAGAGCCGCGCCGACCGCGCCAGCTCGACCGCCTCGCCGACGGTGGTCGCCTCGTCCAGGATGCGCCGGGCGACCACGTGCACCGGCACGCCGATGTCGGTGTGGTCCGAGGCGTGGCGCAGCACGTTGAAGTGCAGCCCGAGGCCGTCGCTGTTCACCCCGACCTTGCCGACCACACCGAACTCGGTGAACGTGTGCACCCGGCGGCCCGGCCGCGGTTCCAGCGACCACAACAGCATTCCGTCGCGGAAGGTGTCGTGCCAGTCCCAGGTCTGCACCGTCCGCGGCGCGCCGGACTGGGGCACCAGCACCGCCGCCGAGCACTCCCCTTCCCCGGTGACCGCGAGCGCGGCGAGGATCTCGGTGCGCCCGTTGAGCGCGCCGAGCTGCCACGGTTCGAGACCGGCACCTTCCGCCGTGCCGGTCATCTCCGCGGCCAGTTCCGGCGCCCAGGCGGCCGTCTCGGCCAGCGCCCGGGCGCCCCAGTCGGCCACCTGGCCCGCTCGCGCGCCCTCGGCAGCGAACAGTTCGTCGTACCGGGCGAAGGCGGCGTGCAGTTCGGCACGCCGAGCCCGGCCCAGTTCCCGGCCTCGGGCGGCAGGCTCGATCTCCGTGGAGAGGTGGGTGGCGATCGGCATCGTGGCCCCTCTCATTCGGCGGCGCTCAGCACCGCGTCCCAGGCCACCTCGGAGGCGATGGCGCCGAGGCCGGTCGCGGTGATCCCGGTGAGGTCCACCTCGTCGGTGGTCACGGTGAACAGGATGTCACCGTCGATCTCGGTGTGGAACGGCTGGATCGCGCGGTGCATCGAGCTGTGCACCTGGGTGCCGAGCTGGCGCAGCGACACCTCGGGCAGGCGCACGTTGGTCACCAGCACGGTCAGCGTGGTGTTCCCGGCGAGCGTGCCCACCGGCTGCCCACCGCCCGCGGCCAGCGCGTAGTCCTCGACCGGGAGCTTGCGCTCGCCCGTGTCCGCGTGCACGTTCCCGCGCACCACCCGGCCGTCGCGGTCGACCACCACGCCGACCGCGTTGACCACGGTGGCGACCAGCACCTTCATCCCGCCGATCTCGCGGAACGCGGCACCCTGGCCGGCAAACTCGGCCCGGCCGAAGTCGATCTTGCCCACCGAGGCGGTCCGTCCCGCGCCACAGCGGCCCACCGGGAACTCGCCCGGCTTGGCGTTGCGCAGCGCCGCCCGGCCCAGCGCCGCGTCGGGCGCGATGGCGGTGTCACGGGCGGAGAAGTCGTAGATGACCGCACCGGAGACGTGCTGCAACGCCGCCCAGTGCGTGCGGTTCTCCACGCGGTGCAGCAGTTCCGTGCCGACCCCGGCGGCGGCCTCCAGCCCGTAGACCGACCCACCGGCGAACACGATCGCCTGGTGGATGTCGTACCCGCCGCTCAGGCCCACCGCGCCGCCCCTGGCGTCGATCGCGGTGCGCACGCCGTCGGGGAAGTGCAGCACCGTGCAGCCGGTCGGGCCTTCGGCGTATTCGGCCGTGCCGACGAGCACGCCCGGCAGGTCGAACGGGACCACCGCGCGGCCCTCGCTCGGCTGCGGGGTCAGTTCGGCGTCGTCGTTCGTCAGCGCCCCCGGGGCGAAGGCCGACGGCCTGGCCAGCCGGGTTTCGGGCGCGTTGCTCACAGTGCCTCCATCAGTTGTCGCGAGTACTCGTGTTCCGGTTCCCGGTAGAAGACCGCCGCGTCGTTGTCCTCCACGATCTCACCGCCGCGCATCACCGCGATCCGATCCGCGACGTACCGGACGGCGCCGAGGTCGTGCGAGATGAACAGGGCGGCGAAGCCCAGTTCGGCCTGCAGGTCCTTGATCAGGTTCAGGATCTGCGCCTGCACCGAGACGTCGAGCGCGCTCACCGCCTCGTCGAAGACCAGGAACGGCGGCCGGGTGACCAGCGCCCTGGCGATCGAGACGCGCTGGCGCTGCCCGCCGGAGAGCTGGTGCGGGTAGCGCTGGGCGAACGAGGCGTCCAGGCCGACCTGCGCCAGTATCTCCTCGGTGCGCCCGGCGGGATCGGTCCTCCCCAGCACGGTGAGCGGTTCCGCGACCGAACGCCCGACGCGCTGACGCGGGTCGAGCGACCACTGCGGGTGTTGCAGCACCGCCTGCATCCGCCCGGCCAGTGCCCGGCGGCGCTTCGGGAACGGCTCGCCGTCGAACCGCACCACCCCGCTGGCCGGCCGGCGCAGGCCGAGCGCCACCATGCTGGTGGTGGTCTTGCCGGAACCGGATTCGCCGACCAGGCCGACCGTCTGGCCGGGCTCGATCCGCAGGCTGACCCCGCGCATGGCGTGGACCGACCGGCGGCGCAGCGGCGGGCCCGAGGTGAAGGTGACGGTCACGTCGTCGAGTTCGAGGATCGGAGTGCTCATCGGCTCGCTCCCACCGTGGCGCGGTGGCACAGCACGTCTCGATCGGCGGAGACGTGCAGCAGCGGGCGTTCCCCCGCGCAGGAGTCCAGCACCTCGGGGCACCGCGCGGCGAACGCGCAACCGGCGGACGCGCCGGAGAGCACCGGCGGCTGACCGGGGATCGACACCAGCCGCTCGCCCTCGGCCACCGCGCCGGGCACGGACCCGGCCAGCGCGGCGGTGTACGGGTGCCGGGGTTCACCGAGCACGGCCGAGGCGGCACCGGATTCGACCACGCGGCCGCCGTACATCACCACCACCCGCGAACACCGGCGCGCGACCGCGGGCAGGTCGTGGCTGAGCCACAGGATCGTCGTGCCCGCCGCCGCGGCGAGCGCGAACACCAGGTCGAGCACCTCGTCGCGGACCTGGCTGTCCAGTGCCGCGGTGGGTTCGTCGGCGATCAGCAGTTCCGGTTCGGTGGCCATCGCCATCGCGATCGCCACCCGCTGGGCCATGCCGCCGGAGAGCTGGTGCGGATAACTGCGCGCGACCCGGGCGGGATCGGCGAGCTTCACCGACGCCAGCCGGTCGAGGACCTCGGCCTTCCCGGCGCGACCGGCCAGCGCGACCTGCTTGCCGACGCGCATGGTCGGATCGAGCGAGCCGATCGGCTCCTGGAAGATGAACCCCAGTCGCTCACGGCGAAGCGCCCGCAGTTCGCGGGGTGCGAGCCCGCCGACCGCGACCCCGCCGACGCGCACCTCACCACCGGCGACGGTGGCCGCCCGCGGCAGCAGTCCGCCGATCGCCGCGCCCAAAGTGGACTTCCCGGACCCGCTTTCCCCGACTATGCCGACGGTTTCCCCGCGGTCGACCGACAGCGAGGCGCCGTCGAGCGCGCGGACCGGGCCGTAGTCGACCGCCAGCCGGTCGACTTCCAGCAGCTGCGTCATACCAGTGACCTCGACTCCCTCGGTTCGAGCCGGTCGCGCAGACCGTCCCCGAACACGTTGACGGCCAGGATCGCCACCACCAGCACGGCACCGGGGAAGGCCAGCAGCCACGGTGCCGCGAGCAGGTAGATCCCGCCCTGCTGGATGAGCACGCCGAGCGAGGAATCCGGGGGCTGCACGCCGAACCCGAGAAAGCTCAGCCCGCCTTCGACCAGGATGCCCACCGACAGCGCGTAGGTGCCCTGCACGGCGATGGTGCCCGCCACGTTCGGCAGCACGTGCCCGGTCAGGATCCGCCACCGGCCGACCCCGCTGATCACCGCGGAGGTGATGTAGTCGCGCTGCGCCACGGTCACCGCGGCGGCCCGGACCAGCCGGGTCATCAGCGGGATGGTGACCAGCACGATGCTGGCCATGGTGGCCGCCTGCCCCGGCCCGACCACCGCGGCGACCAGGATGGCCAGCACGATCGCCGGGAACGAGTAGAGCACGTCCACCGAGCGCAGCACCAGTTCGCCGAGCCAGCCGCCGCGGTACCCGGCGACGATGCCGAGCAGGGTGCTCAGCGCGGCGGTCACCACCACCGCGATGGTGGACAGCAGCAGCGTGGTGCCGATGCCTTCGAGCACCCTCGGCAGCATGGACCGGCCGAGCTGGTCGGTGCCGAGCAGCCAGTCGCCGCCGGGTGGGGCGAGGCGCGGGCCGACGATCGCGTCCGGCTCACCACCGAGGCCGAACACCGTACCCGCGAGCGCGGCGAGCACCAGCACCCCGAGGCACCACAGCCCGGCGCGGGCGAGCCGATCGAGCTTGGCCATCAGCCTGCCGCCTTCCGCTGGGTCCCGAAGCGCGGATCGAGCACGCCCGACACCGCGTCCGAGAGCATGTTGAGCACCACGAAGACCACCGCGGCGAGCAGCACGCCCGCCTGGACCACCGCGTAGTCGCGGCGGCCGACGGCCTGCACCACGTACGAGCCGATGCCGGGCAGGTTGAACAGGTGCTCGATGATCACCGCGCCGCCGAGCAGGTAGGCGGTGGTCGAGGTGAGCACCACCAGGATCGGGATGGACGCGTTGCGCAGCACGTGCCTGCCGATGATGAACAGCGGGGTCTCGCCCCGGGCCACCGACGCGGTGATGTACGGCTCGACCAGCACGTTCATCACCGCGTCGCGGGTGGTCCGCGCGGTCACCGCGATAGCGAACACCGACAGCACCGCCGCCGGCAGCACCATCGACCGCAGGTTCGCGCCGAGGTCCTCGCCGAGCGGCCGGTAACCGCCGACGGTGAGCCCCAGCGCGTACCGCGAGAACACGAACACCACCAGGCTGCCGAGCACGAACTCGGGCACGCTCACGCCGAGCCCGCCGGCCAGCCTGCCCAGCGCGCCGCCACCCCGCTGGCCCGCCCGCACCGCGGTGTACACCCCCAGTGGCACACCGATCAGCACGGCCGCGCCGATGCCGAGCAGGGTCAGTTCGACGGTGACCGGGATGCGCAGGCCGAACTCACCCGCGACCGGTTCCCCGCTGAGCAGCGAGGTCCCGAGATCACCGCCGAGCACGGCGGAGAGCCAGAGCCCGTACTGGCTGAACAGGCTCTGGTCCAGCCCGTACTTCTCGGCCATCGCGGCCCGCTGGTCCGGGGTGGCGAACGGGCCGAGCACCACCTCGGCGAACCCGCCGGGCATCAGCCGCGAGGCGGCGAAGATCAGGACGGACACCACGAACAGGGTCAGCACCGCGCTCACCAGCCTGCGGACCCACCAGGAAACCAGGCGCACTACCGTTTTCCTCTCATCAGGGTCTGCCGACCAGGCGGAAATCGGCCAGCCCGCGGAAGGCGTTGCCGTAGCCCTCGGTGGCGTACACCGTGGGGCTGACCGAGTCGTTGCGGTAACCGACCAGCACCGGACGGGTCACCAGCGGGATCATCTGCGCGTCCTCGTCCACCGCGGTGCACAGCTCGCGCAGCACCGGCGCCCGGTTCGGCCCGTCCGGTTCGGTCGCCGCCTTGTCGATCACCCGGTTCAGCTCCGGGTTCGGCTTCATGAAGCCGAGGTTGAAGGCGGCCTGCTCCGGGTTCCACCACTTCGCCACCATGCCCGCCCCGGCGTACCCGGCGAACCACGACAGCGCGGCGTCGAACCCGGCGGGCACCGAGCCGTACACCTTGCCCGCCCAGCTGCCCTCGTCGAGCTGTTCGATGGTCACTTCGATGCCGATGCGCGCCAGGTTCTGCTGGATCACTTGCGCGACCGCCGGCGCCGGTTCGGTGGCGTAGGCGGTGATGACGAACTTCAGGTCCCGCACCCCCGCCTCGGCCAGCAGCTGCCGGGCGCGGTCGAGACCGGCCGTCGCCGACGGCAGGGTCGCCGGATCGCAGGCGTCCGGCAGGTCCACCGGGGTCACCCCGGTCGGCTTGCCGAGCCCGTTCGTCGCCACTTCGGCGATCTGCGCCCGGTCCATCGCGATGTTGATCGCCGTGCGCACCCGGGGATCGGCGAACTTGCCGCCGGGCGCGTTGCTGTTCAGCATCAGGTAGTAGAAGTCCGTTGTGGACTGTGCGCGCACGGTCACCCCGCGCACACCGGCCAGTACCTGCGGAGCGTCCACATTGCCCAGTACCGCCAGGTTCGCGCTGTTGTTCTGCAGCGAGGCGATCCTGGTCGGCTCCTGCGGCACGATCGAGATGTTCACCGCGTCCACGGCGGGCTTGCCGGGCGCCCAGTAGTCCGGGCGGCGCTTGAACCGCCACAGCACGTCCTGCCGGTGGAAGGTGTCCACGAACGGGCCGGTGCCGAGCATGGTCTTGGCCGGGTCGACCGAACCGTTCTCGATCTCGGTCATCGGCAGCACCGCGGCCGGGGTGTTCGCCAGCGCGGACAGGAACGGCGTGTAGGGAGCGGAAAGCTTGAACCGCACGGTCGCCGGGTCGAGCGCGGTCACCGATTCGACCGGCCCGATCTGCGTCCGCCAGACGCCTTCGCCCGCGAGCAGCCGGTTCACGCTGCC harbors:
- a CDS encoding aldehyde dehydrogenase family protein produces the protein MTADISYDPRTGAAAGEVEATPDAEVDAALARAAAAAPVVAATSPADRSAWLYAIADALDEPSTVDELIALADAETALGEPRLRMEIGRTSGQLRYYADVAVEGSYLQATIDAPKPPTPGIARVQVPLGPVTVFGASNFPFAFSVLGTDTASALAAGCPVVVKAHPAHPRLSARLASLTRTALAGTSAPEGLFELVAGFDAGARLVRSAHTAAVAFTGSQRAGLALWQMANEREVVIPVFAEMGTVNPVVVTPAGADRLAELAEGFVGSFTLGTGQYCTKPGLLFVPSGHSAAEVVAAELERRAPKSWMLTERIARDAAAGVGELVTAGGRVVGSTEGPGEGWTVAPAVLSVPIEKLVSGSRLLEECFGPVVLVAEYASLAELDAALGELQGTLTAAVMTGGDEDPDVADLVGKLSGLAGRVTVNDWPTGVAITWAQHHGGPWPATTAPATTSVGAGALVRFTRPVAYQSVPDAALPAPLRADNPWHLPRRVDGTLT
- a CDS encoding C45 family peptidase, translating into MPIATHLSTEIEPAARGRELGRARRAELHAAFARYDELFAAEGARAGQVADWGARALAETAAWAPELAAEMTGTAEGAGLEPWQLGALNGRTEILAALAVTGEGECSAAVLVPQSGAPRTVQTWDWHDTFRDGMLLWSLEPRPGRRVHTFTEFGVVGKVGVNSDGLGLHFNVLRHASDHTDIGVPVHVVARRILDEATTVGEAVELARSARLSASTVLTVVTYDGERGDAIGLELSPERVGELPVDPDGVLLHTNHFLDEKLAAGEKTTNEVSSTFDRLPGLRERVTALNTDDRTERARALHSHRGEGPAICAHADLSLPAHLRWESLATISLDVAAGRLYAHEGGPCRIEPDGWQQVPFDEKGRV
- a CDS encoding P1 family peptidase → MSNAPETRLARPSAFAPGALTNDDAELTPQPSEGRAVVPFDLPGVLVGTAEYAEGPTGCTVLHFPDGVRTAIDARGGAVGLSGGYDIHQAIVFAGGSVYGLEAAAGVGTELLHRVENRTHWAALQHVSGAVIYDFSARDTAIAPDAALGRAALRNAKPGEFPVGRCGAGRTASVGKIDFGRAEFAGQGAAFREIGGMKVLVATVVNAVGVVVDRDGRVVRGNVHADTGERKLPVEDYALAAGGGQPVGTLAGNTTLTVLVTNVRLPEVSLRQLGTQVHSSMHRAIQPFHTEIDGDILFTVTTDEVDLTGITATGLGAIASEVAWDAVLSAAE
- a CDS encoding ABC transporter ATP-binding protein — its product is MSTPILELDDVTVTFTSGPPLRRRSVHAMRGVSLRIEPGQTVGLVGESGSGKTTTSMVALGLRRPASGVVRFDGEPFPKRRRALAGRMQAVLQHPQWSLDPRQRVGRSVAEPLTVLGRTDPAGRTEEILAQVGLDASFAQRYPHQLSGGQRQRVSIARALVTRPPFLVFDEAVSALDVSVQAQILNLIKDLQAELGFAALFISHDLGAVRYVADRIAVMRGGEIVEDNDAAVFYREPEHEYSRQLMEAL
- a CDS encoding ABC transporter ATP-binding protein gives rise to the protein MTQLLEVDRLAVDYGPVRALDGASLSVDRGETVGIVGESGSGKSTLGAAIGGLLPRAATVAGGEVRVGGVAVGGLAPRELRALRRERLGFIFQEPIGSLDPTMRVGKQVALAGRAGKAEVLDRLASVKLADPARVARSYPHQLSGGMAQRVAIAMAMATEPELLIADEPTAALDSQVRDEVLDLVFALAAAAGTTILWLSHDLPAVARRCSRVVVMYGGRVVESGAASAVLGEPRHPYTAALAGSVPGAVAEGERLVSIPGQPPVLSGASAGCAFAARCPEVLDSCAGERPLLHVSADRDVLCHRATVGASR
- a CDS encoding ABC transporter permease, translated to MAKLDRLARAGLWCLGVLVLAALAGTVFGLGGEPDAIVGPRLAPPGGDWLLGTDQLGRSMLPRVLEGIGTTLLLSTIAVVVTAALSTLLGIVAGYRGGWLGELVLRSVDVLYSFPAIVLAILVAAVVGPGQAATMASIVLVTIPLMTRLVRAAAVTVAQRDYITSAVISGVGRWRILTGHVLPNVAGTIAVQGTYALSVGILVEGGLSFLGFGVQPPDSSLGVLIQQGGIYLLAAPWLLAFPGAVLVVAILAVNVFGDGLRDRLEPRESRSLV
- a CDS encoding ABC transporter permease, with the translated sequence MRLVSWWVRRLVSAVLTLFVVSVLIFAASRLMPGGFAEVVLGPFATPDQRAAMAEKYGLDQSLFSQYGLWLSAVLGGDLGTSLLSGEPVAGEFGLRIPVTVELTLLGIGAAVLIGVPLGVYTAVRAGQRGGGALGRLAGGLGVSVPEFVLGSLVVFVFSRYALGLTVGGYRPLGEDLGANLRSMVLPAAVLSVFAIAVTARTTRDAVMNVLVEPYITASVARGETPLFIIGRHVLRNASIPILVVLTSTTAYLLGGAVIIEHLFNLPGIGSYVVQAVGRRDYAVVQAGVLLAAVVFVVLNMLSDAVSGVLDPRFGTQRKAAG
- a CDS encoding ABC transporter substrate-binding protein encodes the protein MRIRRFCTALAVVPLVASCAAQAVPEPTATQVPGYLAAADGALPPGGTVELQMPVDTGAAGGLDPQLADVAVSWQLMSLVYETLVTVGPDFEPLPGLAQRWETPSPTEYVFHLRPGVTFSNGRAMTAADVVGSVNRLLAGEGVWRTQIGPVESVTALDPATVRFKLSAPYTPFLSALANTPAAVLPMTEIENGSVDPAKTMLGTGPFVDTFHRQDVLWRFKRRPDYWAPGKPAVDAVNISIVPQEPTRIASLQNNSANLAVLGNVDAPQVLAGVRGVTVRAQSTTDFYYLMLNSNAPGGKFADPRVRTAINIAMDRAQIAEVATNGLGKPTGVTPVDLPDACDPATLPSATAGLDRARQLLAEAGVRDLKFVITAYATEPAPAVAQVIQQNLARIGIEVTIEQLDEGSWAGKVYGSVPAGFDAALSWFAGYAGAGMVAKWWNPEQAAFNLGFMKPNPELNRVIDKAATEPDGPNRAPVLRELCTAVDEDAQMIPLVTRPVLVGYRNDSVSPTVYATEGYGNAFRGLADFRLVGRP